In a genomic window of Drosophila takahashii strain IR98-3 E-12201 chromosome 3L, DtakHiC1v2, whole genome shotgun sequence:
- the Gug gene encoding arginine-glutamic acid dipeptide repeats protein isoform X14 — protein MAASTQGEIRVGPGHQVNDVYAKLPDYNPISSFPIDKETDERELEESRWSPGVVADGDLLMFLRAARSMAAFQGMCDGGLEDGCLAASRDDTTINALDVLHDSGYDPGKALQALVKCPVSKGIDKKWTEDETKKFIKGLRQFGKNFFRIHKDLLPHKDTPELVEFYYLWKKTPGANNNRPHRRRRQSALRRNRVTRANNSNSNTPPKKEDTPEPQTATTAATATATASAASETASRSSPAVSKEENSSLTEDDASECDSDSSLTHKRDESPSRMRTRNKQQNSNSSNQNSSNTTSSSSSSGGGSNNAASGNATSIGSGSSGGGAAGGNSSSSKDQSANANAVANGKRPKRGSETPDVAGGGASVDSPKTPTKAVAESSANKRKGGKQDTPNKKKRTEQEERSSEPASAQEEPNAVKEKSRKRPDSPVESMNSDSRPDSVLDDGESNTTDTTTAEQQSTKDSKETTVSCKEERDMITNSDLEAKAEEAKAFKAEALAAEDSKDSAIKNMDEETNIQAPSSLDASSVEGPPVVNPVAPPITMKVPTIATVEALNASVDRKEAIEKMESCDSDPEMLKKLATIKQEVSPQQQHQQQQQSQQQQLQQQLAPMGIQPPPISAPSESIYIKKEPMEDSMDATCNQNSNEPQDLKVKIEIKNEDALKHSAGGGLPPTGPGAPHPLSGAPVESNQEPLHLQHLPPQPPPGYLIDGQLKYGPPGQGVPPQPPQLHSDAAGGAPPGAAPTTPQKYPPELEMKFAPQDLKYPPPPPLDALKYSQEMQAAAAAAAAAGKYDMKYMMEQQGKYPVELSAAHQPPSKPGYQDSLKIPDVKAGFGHLPHNVGSPLDVAHKYGPPPTSQESQQQQQSQQQQQSQPPGATPPPGIAMPKPHYQHDVQTPPLGRPFEPTGLMLKYGDPLAAKYGPPQDLKYPMPPVSQAGGPADVKPYGGENLIKSSPYGPPPESPIDASARSTPGQDSQGSNSNSQPPSMPPQPQQFQSPHPSPHMPSPAGGGLPPGMHPQNLIHGPPTGAPQPPPPPTSLHQPTPTAPGPPSLQHGLHPGHPGHPQLSVASSMPPSSIGIPPTLSTMAPSHMHPHLHPHAHLQGLHRPHDLPPSMHPHAPMPLSLQGHPPHGHGGLPQSHAPQQQQQQQPTGTVRTPSPAQQQQQPPRSLHDPQSSREPPSSQPSTTMAAGSSGGGPPPQQSPHAHRTSPLPGLSGSGPPPPGLIGHPMAIHPHLAHLPPGHPAHAALAHPGHHLLSHSIAGLGPGGGPIALLAGPGGLGGIPESALSRRTPPSHLPHASHASAAPLTPHSVASMTSSSMSLTTSTVPSSAFSRASPSVQISSGGGGGGPSSSGPGSVGLANSSAAAAAAAAAAAHRAASPASSVSSLSRQSPLHPVPQSPLSHHPSSSALSAAAAAVAERDRHALMRQQSPHMTPPPVSQASLMASPLSKMYAPQPGQRGLGTSPPPHLRPGASPPVIRHPQMPLPLPLIAPGGGIPQIGVHPGQSPYPHPLLHPSVFYSPHHHPFNSPYGYAPYGPGFPAYMKPPPQPGQLDPAAVMAAHHAGLQGPPPQQMRQDEQNAAAAAAAAAAAEKQHQAAAAAAAQQHKAPQQQPPGGMPPNKPPTPKTPQGPGGGMPPGMGGPGTPTGLPPGAYPGSHMPGYPQGPPHGSPFAPQDGQPHGLKPTSHMDALRAHAHSANSAGMGGGHHPTEPLPIDIEPDPEPEIPSPTHNIPRGPSPEAKPDDTECHRSQSAIFVRHIDRGDYNSCTRTDLIFKPVADSKLARKREERDRKLAEKERERRQQQQQQQQQQQQQQAAAAQQAAQQAKMKAELKPPYADTPALRQLSEYARPHVAFSPVEQMVPYHHPMGPMYRERELEEIKNAQAAAASQSRLDPHWMEYYRRSLSNHPHSGIHPSQFPLYANPAISQMERERLGIPPPHHVGLDPGEHMVRMPQPPEAGFQLPPNVGQYPRPNMLIPREPHSDVLLRMSYADQLQAAEFQRQSLHDQYFRQRPR, from the exons ATGGCGGCCTCCACTCAAGGAGAAATTCGAGTGGGTCCCGGCCACCAGGTAAACGATGTCTAT GCAAAACTGCCCGATTATAATCCAATCTCAAGCTTCCCCATCGACAAGGAAACCGATGAACGTGAACTAGAGGAATCAAGATGGAGTCCAGGCGTTGTGGCCGATGGCGACTTGTTAATGTTCTTGCGTGCGGCTCGCTCGATGGCTGCATTTCAAGGAATGTGTGATGGCGGTTTAGAAGACGGTTGTTTGGCTGCCAGTCGCGACGACACCACAATAAACGCACTCGACGTG CTCCACGATTCTGGCTACGATCCAGGCAAAGCTCTACAAGCGCTCGTAAAGTGCCCCGTTTCCAAGGGCATCGACAAGAAGTGGACGGAGGACGAAACAAAGAAATTCATCAAGGGTCTGCGACAGTTCGGGAAGAACTTCTTCCGCATCCACAAGGACCTGCTGCCGCACAAGGACACGCCGGAGCTGGTCGAGTTCTACTATCTGTGGAAGAAGACGCCCGGCGCGAACAACAACAGGCCGCACAGGCGGCGTAGACAGAGCGCCCTGCGCCGCAATCGTGTCACGCGggccaacaacagcaacagcaacacaccTCCCAAGAAGGAGGACACTCCGGAACCACAAACTGCGACGACGGCGGCGACGGCGACGGCGACGGCAAGCGCGGCGTCCGAGACGGCGAGTCGCTCCTCGCCCGCTGTCTCCAAGGAGGAGAACAGCTCGCTCACCGAGGACGACGCCAGCGAGTGCGACAGTGATTCGAGTCTGACCCACAAAAGGGATGAATCACCCTCAAGGATGAGGACGCGAAATAAGCAAcagaacagcaacagcagcaaccagaacagcagcaacaccaccagcagcagcagcagcagcggcggcggcagcaacaacgccGCTTCCGGCAACGCCACTTCCATAGGCAGCGGTTCGAGCGGCGGCGGTGCCGCTGGCGGCAACAGCTCCTCGTCCAAGGACCAGTCAGCCAACGCCAACGCCGTGGCTAATGGCAAGAGGCCCAAGCGAGGCTCCGAAACACCGGATGTGGCCGGCGGCGGAGCCTCGGTCGATAGTCCCAAGACGCCGACGAAAGCGGTGGCCGAGAGTTCGGCCAACAAGCGCAAGGGCGGCAAGCAGGATACGCCCAACAAGAAGAAGCGAACGGAACAGGAGGAACGCAGCAGCGAGCCAGCGAGTGCCCAGGAGGAGCCGAATGCCGTCAAGGAGAAGTCGCGCAAGCGACCGGACAGCCCGGTGGAGAGCATGAACTCGGACAGCCGGCCGGACTCGGTGCTCGACGATGGCGAGTCGAATACGACGGACACCACCACCGCCGAGCAGCAGTCCACCAAGGACAGCAAGGAGACGACGGTCAGCTGCAAGGAGGAGCGCGATATGATCACCAACAGTGATCTGGAGGCCAAGGCGGAGGAAGCGAAGGCCTTCAAGGCGGAGGCTTTGGCGGCGGAGGACAGCAAGGATAGCGCCATTAAGAACATGGACGAGGAGACGAATATCCAGGCGCCGAGCAGTCTGGATGCGAGTTCGGTGGAGGGACCCCCTGTGGTCAATCCCGTGGCGCCGCCCATTACCATGAAGGTGCCCACAATTGCCACTGTGGAGGCGCTGAATGCTTCGGTGGATCGCAAGGAGGCCATCGAGAAAATGGAGTCCTGCGACAGCGATCCAGAGATGCTCAAGAAGCTGGCCACCATCAAGCAGGAGGTTtctccgcagcagcagcaccagcagcagcagcaatcccaacagcagcagttgcaacaGCAACTTGCTCCCATGGGCATTCAGCCACCTCCAATTAGCGCCCCCTCAGAATCGATCTACATCAAGAAGGAGCCCATGGAGGACTCCATGGACGCCACCTGCAATCAGAACAGCAACGAGCCGCAGGATCTCAAGGTGAAGATCGAGATTAAGAATGAGGATGCACTGAAGCACAGTGCGGGAGGAGGTCTGCCGCCCACGGGACCAGGTGCACCACATCCGCTCTCCGGAGCTCCCGTAGAAAGTAATCAGGAGCCGCTGCACCTGCAACATCTGCCTCCGCAACCGCCTCCTGGCTACCTGATCGATGGCCAGCTGAAGTACGGACCACCGGGACAGGGAGTGCCGCCGCAGCCACCGCAGCTGCATAGCGATGCGGCTGGAGGAGCACCGCCCGGAGCAGCGCCTACAACGCCGCAGAAATACCCCCCCGAGCTGGAGATGAAGTTTGCTCCCCAGGATCTCAAGTAtccaccaccgccaccgctGGATGCACTCAAGTACAGCCAGGAGAtgcaggcggcggcggctgcagCGGCTGCTGCCGGCAAGTACGACATGAAGTACATGATGGAGCAGCAGGGCAAGTATCCCGTGGAGTTGTCCGCTGCCCATCAGCCGCCTAGCAAGCCGGGCTACCAGGATTCGCTAAAGATTCCCGATGTAAAGGCCGGCTTTGGTCACCTGCCGCACAACGTGGGCTCTCCGCTGGACGTGGCCCACAAATACGGACCGCCACCCACATCCCAAGagtcccagcagcagcagcaatcgcagcagcagcagcagtcgcagCCGCCGGGAGCCACACCTCCGCCTGGCATCGCCATGCCCAAGCCGCACTACCAGCACGACGTGCAGACGCCTCCCTTGGGACGACCCTTCGAGCCCACTGGCTTGATGCTCAAGTACGGCGATCCATTGGCGGCTAAGTACGGTCCGCCGCAGGATCTCAAGTACCCCATGCCACCGGTTTCGCAGGCAGGAGGACCTGCGGACGTGAAGCCCTATGGCGGCGAGAATCTGATCAAATCCTCGCCTTACGGGCCTCCGCCCGAGAGTCCAATCGACGCCTCTGCGCGCTCTACTCCTGGCCAAGATAGCCAGGGCAGCAATAGTAATTCGCAGCCGCCGTCGATGCCACCGCAACCGCAGCAGTTCCAGTCGCCGCATCCCTCGCCGCACATGCCTTCGCCAGCGGGAGGTGGCCTGCCGCCGGGAATGCATCCGCAAAATCTCATCCACGGCCCGCCAACAGGCGCCCCTcagccgccgccaccgcccaCGTCGTTGCATCAGCCCACGCCGACGGCTCCAGGTCCTCCAAGTCTACAGCATGGCCTGCATCCCGGACATCCGGGACACCCGCAACTGTCGGTGGCTTCATCGATGCCCCCGAGCTCCATTGGCATACCTCCCACGCTCTCGACGATGGCGCCCTCGCACATGCATCCTCACCTTCATCCGCACGCCCATCTGCAGGGTCTCCATCGGCCGCACGATCTGCCACCCAGTATGCATCCGCATGCTCCGATGCCGCTGTCGCTCCAGGGACATCCGCCACATGGTCACGGTGGACTGCCGCAGTCGCATgctccccagcagcagcagcagcaacagccaaCTGGCACGGTGCGTACGCCATCAcctgcccagcagcagcagcagccgccgagGTCTCTGCACGATCCGCAATCCTCGCGGGAGCCGCCCAGCTCGCAGCCCTCGACCACGATGGCAGCGGGATCGAGTGGCGGCGGCCCACCGCCGCAACAGTCGCCGCATGCGCATCGCACATCGCCGTTGCCCGGGCTCTCGGGTAGTGGTCCTCCGCCGCCGGGACTCATTGGGCATCCGATGGCCATACACCCGCACCTGGCCCACCTGCCACCGGGTCATCCGGCCCACGCAGCGCTCGCCCATCCGGGACACCATCTGCTCTCGCATTCGATAGCAGGCCTGGGACCGGGCGGTGGACCCATCGCCTTGCTAGCCGGACCCGGTGGCCTGGGAGGTATTCCCGAGTCCGCTCTCAGTCGCCGCACCCCGCCCTCTCACCTGCCACACGCCTCGCACGCCTCCGCGGCCCCGCTGACGCCGCATTCGGTGGCCAGCATGACCTCCAGCAGCATGTCGCTGACCACCAGCACGGTGCCATCGTCTGCCTTCAGTCGCGCCAGTCCCAGCGTACAGATCTCGagcggtggaggaggaggaggaccaaGCTCCTCAGGACCCGGCAGCGTTGGACTGGCCAACTCctcggcagcggcggcggcggctgcagCGGCAGCTGCCCATCGAGCGGCCTCGCCGGCGTCCAGCGTTAGCAGCCTGAGTCGCCAGAGCCCGCTGCATCCGGTGCCACAGTCGCCGCTCAGCCATCATCCCTCGTCCTCTGCGCTCTCCGCCGCGGCAGCCGCTGTGGCGGAAAGGGATCGGCATGCGCTGATGCGTCAGCAGTCGCCGCACATGACGCCACCGCCGGTGTCGCAGGCCTCGCTGATGGCCAGTCCGCTGAGCAAGATGTACGCTCCTCAACCGGGTCAGCGGGGTTTGGGAACATCTCCGCCGCCGCATTTGCGGCCAGGAGCCTCGCCGCCGGTCATCCGCCATCCTCAGATGCCGCTGCCGTTGCCGCTGATTGCACCTGGCGGGGGAATTCCGCAGATTGGAGTGCATCCCGGGCAGTCGCCGTATCCGCACCCGCTGCTGCATCCCTCGGTCTTCTACTCGCCGCATCACCATCCCTTCAATTCGCCATATGGATATGCGCCCTATGGTCCTGGTTTTCCGGCCTACATGAAGCCGCCGCCACAGCCGGGACAACTTGACCCCGCTGCCGTGATGGCCGCTCACCATGCCGGATTGCAAGGTCCGCCGCCGCAGCAGATGCGTCAGGATGAGCAGAATGCAGCGgcggccgcagcagcagctgcagctgctgagAAGCAACACCAGGCGGCTGCAGCAGCGGCCGCCCAGCAGCACAAGGCGCCGCAGCAACAGCCGCCCGGCGGAATGCCACCGAACAAGCCGCCGACGCCAAAGACGCCGCAGGGTCCGGGCGGTGGGATGCCTCCCGGAATGGGTGGACCGGGAACACCGACGGGACTGCCGCCTGGTGCCTACCCCGGCAGCCATATGCCGGGATATCCACAGGGACCGCCGCATGGATCGCCCTTCGCGCCGCAAGATGGTCAGCCTCACGGTCTGAAGCCCACGTCGCACATGGACGCCCTGCGAGCGCACGCACACTCGGCCAATTCGGCGGGAATGGGCGGCGGACATCATCCCACGGAGCCAT tgcCCATTGATATTGAGCCGGATCCGGAGCCAGAGATTCCCAGTCCCACGCACAACATACCACGTGGTCCCAGTCCCGAAGCGAAACCGGACGACACCGAGTGCCATCGCTCTCAGTCTGCCAT ATTTGTGCGCCACATCGATCGTGGGGATTACAACTCATGCACGAGAACGGATTTGATCTTCAAGCCGGTGGCCGACTCAAAGTTGGCTCGCAAGCGCGAAGAGCGCGACCGCAAGCTGGCCGAAAAGGAGCGAGAGCGGCGTCAG cagcagcaacaacagcaacagcagcagcaacaacagcaggcaGCAGCCGCTCAACAGGCGGCGCAGCAGGCCAAGATGAAGGCGGAGCTGAAGCCGCCGTATGCGGATACGCCAGCACTGCGCCAACTGTCGGAGTACGCTCGTCCCCACGTCGCCTTCAG TCCTGTTGAGCAGATGGTGCCATATCATCATCCAATGGGCCCCATGTACAGAGAGAG GGAACTGGAAGAGATCAAGAACGCACAAGCTGCTGCGGCGAGTCAATCCCGACTAGATCCGCACTGGATGGAGTACTATCGACG ATCTCTTTCCAACCATCCCCACAGCGGCATCCACCCCTCGCAGTTCCCCCTGTATGCGAATCCCGCGATATCGCAGATGGAGAGGGAGCGTCTGGGAATTCCACCTCCGCACCATGTGGGGTTGGACCCGGGCGAGCACATGGTGCGTATG CCGCAACCACCGGAGGCCGGTTTCCAACTGCC